A region from the Actinoplanes sp. OR16 genome encodes:
- the gltB gene encoding glutamate synthase large subunit codes for MYDPAYERDACGVAFVADIHGRRSHDVVSKGLSALIRLDHRGARGAEQNTGDGAGIMIQVPDRYYRAVADFELPPAGSYAAGLVFLPTDPDDAARAIKVFEKYVLVEGGEVLGWRDVPVDPADLGATAEDARPAIRQVFLAAHRLSTSAAGPAGEQLSGIELDRVTFCIRKQAERETSQRGVAMYFPSLSSRTITYKGMLTPEQLPAFFPDLTDERVDSAIALVHSRFSTNTFPSWPLSHPYRLIAHNGEINTIRGNKNWMAAREALLSSPNLPGNIKRLFPINSPEASDSASFDEVLELLHLAGRSLPHAVLMMIPEAWENDPEMEPARRSFYRFHASLMEPWDGPAAVAFTDGTVIGAVLDRNGLRPGRWWHTADGLVVLGSEAGVIDFAPGQVVAKGRLQPGKMFLVDTEAGRIVHDAEIKAELAAAEPYADWLHAGLIELGDLPAREHVIYTHDSVLRRQQVFGYSEEELKILVAPMARTGAEPLGSMGTDTPISPLSTRPRLLFDYFHQLFAQVTNPPLDAIREELVTSLSMTIGPEANLLNPGPASCRQVVLPGPVIDNDELAKLLSIDEDGDLPGFKAVRVSGLYPLRDGAAGIKARLTQICRHVSEAIEDGVRILVLSDRDSNADLAPIPSLLLTAAVHQHLVREQTRTQVALVVESGDCREVHHVATLIGFGAAAVNPYLAFESVDDLIATGALAGIDPRKAVRNYVKALGKGVLKIMSKMGISTVSSYCGAQVFEAVGLENKLLQRYFAGTSGRIGGVGLAGIHAEVKARHEKAYPANAAERAHRRLEVGGEYQWRREGEVHLFNPETVFLLQHATRSKQYDVFRKYTEKVDKLAAEAGHLRGLFRFKSDREAISVDDVEPASEIVKRFATGAMSYGSISAESHETLAIAMNRIGGKSNTGEGGEDVERLYDPERRSSVKQIASGRFGVTSEYLVNADDLQIKMAQGAKPGEGGQLPGNKVWPWVAKTRHATPGVGLISPPPHHDIYSIEDLAQLVHDLKMVNPASRVHVKLVSEIGVGTVAAGVAKLKADVILISGHDGGTGASPLNSLKHAGTPWELGLAEAQQTLLLNKLRDRVTVQVDGQLKTGRDVVIAALLGAEEFGFATAPLIVSGCIMMRVCHLDTCPVGIATQNPVLRERFTGKPEFVENFFMFLAEEVREILAELGFRSIDEAIGQAEVLDVVQAIDHWKAKGLDLAPVLYVPELPEGASRRGIVAQDHGLEKALDNELIALAQPALIKGTPVRAEVPTRNDQRSVGAMLGGEVSRRYGGNGLPDDTISFTLRGTGGQSFGAFLPRGVTLRLIGDTNDYVAKGLSGGRVIVRPAEDAPFVAEENTIAGNTILYGATGGEIYLRGRVGERFAVRNSGGQAVVEGVGDHGCEYMTGGVVVVLGPTGRNFAAGMSGGKAFLLDLDQSLVNPELVDLSPLTEEEREVLRSLVEKHHAETDSAVAGRLLKDWSASVERFTAVVPRDYKRVMELIRTAEAAGRNVDEAVMGVTSA; via the coding sequence ATGTACGACCCGGCGTACGAGCGTGACGCGTGTGGTGTGGCCTTTGTTGCCGACATTCACGGACGTCGCTCCCATGACGTGGTCTCCAAGGGTCTTTCCGCCCTTATCCGCCTGGACCACCGGGGCGCCCGAGGCGCCGAGCAGAACACCGGCGACGGCGCCGGCATCATGATCCAGGTACCGGACCGGTACTACCGCGCGGTCGCCGATTTCGAACTGCCGCCCGCGGGCTCCTACGCGGCCGGTCTGGTCTTCCTGCCGACGGACCCCGACGACGCGGCCCGGGCGATCAAGGTCTTCGAGAAGTACGTGCTCGTCGAGGGCGGTGAGGTTCTCGGCTGGCGTGACGTGCCGGTGGACCCGGCCGACCTGGGCGCCACCGCCGAGGACGCGCGCCCGGCGATCCGCCAGGTCTTCCTGGCCGCGCACCGGCTCTCCACCTCGGCCGCCGGTCCGGCCGGCGAGCAGCTGTCCGGCATCGAGCTGGACCGGGTGACCTTCTGCATCCGCAAGCAGGCCGAGCGGGAGACGTCGCAGCGTGGCGTCGCGATGTACTTCCCGTCGCTCTCCTCGCGGACCATCACGTACAAGGGCATGCTCACGCCCGAGCAGCTGCCCGCGTTCTTCCCGGACCTGACGGACGAGCGGGTCGACAGCGCCATCGCGCTGGTCCACTCGCGGTTCTCCACGAACACGTTCCCGTCGTGGCCGCTCTCCCACCCGTACCGGCTGATCGCCCACAACGGTGAGATCAACACGATCCGGGGCAACAAGAACTGGATGGCGGCCCGCGAGGCGCTGCTCTCCTCTCCGAACCTGCCGGGCAACATCAAGCGGCTCTTCCCGATCAACTCGCCGGAGGCGTCCGACTCGGCGAGCTTCGACGAGGTGCTGGAGCTGCTGCACCTGGCCGGCCGCAGCCTGCCGCACGCGGTGCTCATGATGATCCCCGAGGCGTGGGAGAACGACCCGGAGATGGAGCCGGCCCGCCGCTCCTTCTACCGGTTCCACGCGAGCCTGATGGAGCCGTGGGACGGCCCGGCCGCGGTGGCGTTCACCGACGGCACGGTCATCGGCGCGGTGCTGGACCGCAACGGTCTGCGCCCGGGACGCTGGTGGCACACCGCCGACGGTCTCGTGGTGCTCGGCTCCGAGGCCGGCGTCATCGACTTCGCTCCCGGCCAGGTCGTGGCGAAGGGCCGCCTGCAGCCCGGCAAGATGTTCCTGGTCGACACCGAGGCCGGCCGCATCGTGCACGACGCCGAGATCAAGGCCGAGCTGGCCGCCGCCGAGCCGTACGCGGACTGGCTGCACGCCGGGCTGATCGAGCTGGGCGACCTGCCGGCCCGGGAGCACGTCATCTACACGCACGACTCGGTGCTGCGCCGGCAGCAGGTCTTCGGCTACTCCGAGGAGGAGCTGAAGATCCTGGTGGCGCCGATGGCGCGGACCGGCGCCGAGCCGCTCGGCTCGATGGGCACCGACACGCCGATCTCGCCGCTCTCGACCCGGCCCCGGCTGCTGTTCGACTACTTCCACCAGCTCTTCGCGCAGGTGACGAACCCGCCGCTGGACGCGATCCGCGAGGAGCTGGTCACCAGCCTCTCGATGACGATCGGCCCGGAGGCGAACCTGCTCAACCCGGGTCCGGCGAGCTGCCGCCAGGTGGTCCTGCCCGGTCCGGTGATCGACAACGACGAGCTGGCGAAGCTGCTCTCCATCGACGAGGACGGCGATCTGCCCGGTTTCAAGGCGGTGCGGGTCTCCGGCCTGTACCCGCTGCGGGACGGCGCGGCCGGCATCAAGGCACGGCTCACGCAGATCTGCCGGCACGTGTCCGAGGCGATCGAGGACGGCGTACGCATCCTGGTCCTCTCCGACCGCGACTCGAACGCCGACCTGGCGCCGATCCCGTCGCTGCTGCTCACCGCGGCGGTGCACCAGCACCTGGTCCGCGAGCAGACCCGCACCCAGGTGGCGCTGGTCGTCGAGTCCGGTGACTGCCGCGAGGTGCACCACGTGGCCACGCTGATCGGCTTCGGCGCGGCGGCGGTCAACCCGTACCTCGCCTTCGAGAGCGTGGACGACCTGATCGCGACCGGTGCGCTGGCCGGGATCGACCCGCGCAAGGCGGTCCGCAACTACGTGAAGGCGCTCGGCAAGGGCGTCCTGAAGATCATGTCGAAGATGGGTATCTCGACGGTGTCGTCGTACTGCGGCGCACAGGTCTTCGAGGCGGTCGGCCTGGAGAACAAGCTGCTCCAGCGCTACTTCGCGGGCACTTCCGGGCGGATCGGCGGTGTCGGCCTGGCCGGCATCCACGCCGAGGTCAAGGCGCGGCACGAGAAGGCGTACCCGGCGAACGCCGCCGAGCGGGCGCACCGCCGGCTCGAGGTCGGCGGCGAGTACCAGTGGCGTCGCGAGGGCGAGGTCCACCTCTTCAACCCGGAGACGGTGTTCCTGCTTCAGCACGCCACGCGGTCCAAGCAGTACGACGTTTTCCGCAAGTACACCGAAAAAGTCGACAAGCTCGCTGCTGAGGCCGGTCATCTCCGCGGCCTGTTCCGGTTCAAATCGGACAGGGAAGCCATTTCCGTGGACGACGTCGAGCCCGCCAGCGAGATCGTGAAGCGCTTCGCGACCGGCGCGATGAGCTACGGCTCGATCTCCGCCGAATCGCACGAGACCCTCGCCATCGCGATGAACCGCATCGGCGGCAAGTCGAACACCGGCGAGGGCGGCGAGGACGTCGAGCGGCTGTACGACCCCGAGCGCCGCTCGAGCGTCAAGCAGATCGCGTCCGGCCGCTTCGGCGTGACCAGCGAGTACCTGGTCAACGCGGATGACCTGCAGATCAAGATGGCGCAGGGCGCGAAGCCCGGCGAGGGTGGCCAGCTGCCCGGCAACAAGGTGTGGCCGTGGGTCGCCAAGACCCGGCACGCCACCCCGGGTGTCGGCCTGATCTCCCCGCCGCCGCACCACGACATCTACTCCATCGAGGACCTGGCCCAGCTGGTCCACGACCTCAAGATGGTCAACCCGGCGTCCCGGGTGCACGTGAAGCTGGTCTCCGAGATCGGCGTCGGCACTGTCGCGGCGGGCGTCGCGAAGCTCAAGGCCGACGTCATCCTGATCTCCGGCCACGACGGCGGCACCGGCGCGTCCCCGCTGAACTCGCTGAAGCACGCCGGCACCCCGTGGGAGCTCGGCCTGGCCGAGGCCCAGCAGACGCTGCTGCTCAACAAGCTGCGCGACCGGGTCACCGTGCAGGTCGACGGCCAGCTCAAGACCGGCCGGGACGTGGTCATCGCGGCGCTGCTCGGCGCCGAGGAGTTCGGTTTCGCCACGGCTCCGCTGATCGTCTCGGGCTGCATCATGATGCGGGTCTGCCACCTGGACACCTGCCCGGTCGGCATCGCCACGCAGAACCCGGTGCTGCGCGAGCGCTTCACGGGCAAGCCGGAGTTCGTCGAGAACTTCTTCATGTTCCTCGCCGAGGAGGTCCGGGAGATCCTGGCCGAGCTCGGTTTCCGGAGCATCGACGAGGCGATCGGCCAGGCCGAGGTGCTCGACGTGGTGCAGGCGATCGACCACTGGAAGGCGAAGGGTCTCGACCTCGCGCCGGTGCTCTACGTGCCGGAGCTGCCCGAGGGCGCCTCCCGCCGCGGCATCGTGGCTCAGGACCACGGCCTGGAGAAGGCCCTGGACAACGAGCTGATCGCGCTGGCCCAGCCGGCCCTGATCAAGGGCACGCCGGTCCGCGCCGAGGTGCCGACCCGCAACGACCAGCGCAGCGTCGGCGCGATGCTGGGCGGCGAGGTCAGCCGGCGGTACGGCGGCAACGGACTGCCCGACGACACCATCTCGTTCACCCTGCGGGGCACGGGCGGGCAGTCGTTCGGCGCGTTCCTGCCGCGCGGCGTGACGCTGCGGCTGATCGGCGACACGAACGACTACGTCGCGAAGGGCCTCTCCGGCGGACGGGTGATCGTGCGCCCGGCCGAGGACGCGCCGTTCGTGGCGGAGGAGAACACGATCGCCGGCAACACCATCCTGTACGGCGCCACCGGCGGCGAGATCTACCTGCGTGGCCGGGTGGGCGAGCGGTTCGCGGTCCGCAACTCCGGCGGCCAGGCGGTCGTCGAGGGCGTGGGCGACCACGGCTGCGAGTACATGACCGGCGGTGTCGTGGTGGTGCTCGGCCCGACCGGGCGCAACTTCGCGGCGGGCATGAGCGGTGGCAAGGCGTTCCTGCTCGACCTCGACCAGTCGCTGGTCAACCCGGAGCTGGTCGACCTCTCGCCGCTCACCGAGGAGGAGCGCGAGGTGCTGCGCTCGCTCGTCGAGAAGCACCACGCCGAGACCGACTCGGCCGTCGCCGGTCGGCTGCTCAAGGACTGGTCCGCCTCGGTGGAGCGGTTCACCGCGGTCGTGCCCCGCGACTACAAGCGAGTGATGGAACTGATCAGGACCGCCGAAGCCGCCGGTCGCAATGTGGACGAGGCGGTCATGGGGGTTACCAGTGCCTGA
- a CDS encoding glutamate synthase subunit beta, with protein sequence MPDPNGFLRYERQLPKRRPVPLRIMDWREVYPPAGEELIRDQATRCMDCGIPFCHDGCPLGNRIPDWNDLVRTGNWESAIESLHATNNFPEFTGRLCPAPCEAACVLGIADDPVTIKQVEVEIANHAFERGLVPQPSPASSGKSVAVVGSGPAGLAAAQQLARAGHAVTVYERDDRIGGLLRYGIPDFKIEKHVIDTRLAQMEAEGVVFQTGVNVGVDITADDLRERFDAVLLAAGALAGRDTPETAGRGLNGVHLAMEHLVPANRIVAGLQDTTPIDAKGKHVIIIGGGDTGADCLGVAHRQGAASVTQLDQYPLPPDVRTGVKDPWPTWPMILRNYAAHEEGGDRVFGVAVQEFVGDEDGNLVAIRLAEVQVERIDGVRTVTAVPGTERELRADLVLLAIGFEGTEDQPLLAQFGLSRNRRNVLDADLGWQTPAEGVFVAGDMHKGASLIVWAIAEGRAAASAIHNYLGAAGELPAPVRSDSQPLSV encoded by the coding sequence GTGCCTGATCCGAACGGTTTCCTCCGCTACGAGCGGCAGCTCCCGAAGCGCCGCCCGGTCCCGCTGCGGATCATGGACTGGCGAGAGGTCTACCCGCCCGCGGGCGAGGAGCTCATCCGCGACCAGGCCACCCGGTGCATGGACTGCGGCATCCCGTTCTGCCACGACGGTTGCCCGCTGGGCAACCGGATCCCGGACTGGAACGACCTGGTCCGGACCGGCAACTGGGAGTCGGCGATCGAGTCGCTGCACGCGACGAACAACTTCCCGGAGTTCACCGGCCGGCTCTGCCCGGCGCCGTGCGAGGCGGCCTGCGTGCTGGGCATCGCCGACGACCCGGTGACGATCAAGCAGGTCGAGGTCGAGATCGCCAACCACGCCTTCGAGCGTGGGCTGGTGCCGCAGCCGTCCCCGGCGTCGTCCGGCAAGTCGGTCGCGGTGGTCGGGTCCGGCCCGGCCGGCCTCGCGGCCGCCCAGCAGCTGGCGCGAGCCGGTCACGCGGTCACGGTCTACGAGCGCGACGACCGGATCGGCGGCCTTCTGCGGTACGGGATCCCGGACTTCAAGATCGAGAAGCATGTCATCGACACGCGGCTCGCTCAGATGGAGGCCGAGGGCGTCGTCTTCCAGACCGGTGTGAACGTCGGCGTCGACATCACCGCCGACGATCTGCGGGAGCGCTTCGACGCGGTGCTGCTGGCCGCCGGCGCCCTGGCCGGCCGGGACACCCCGGAGACGGCGGGACGTGGGCTCAACGGCGTGCACCTGGCCATGGAGCATCTGGTCCCGGCCAACCGGATCGTCGCGGGTCTGCAGGACACCACGCCGATCGACGCCAAGGGCAAGCACGTGATCATCATCGGCGGCGGCGACACCGGGGCCGACTGCCTCGGCGTGGCCCACCGCCAGGGCGCCGCCTCGGTGACGCAGCTCGACCAGTACCCCCTGCCGCCCGACGTGCGCACCGGCGTGAAGGACCCGTGGCCGACCTGGCCGATGATCCTGCGCAATTACGCCGCGCACGAGGAGGGTGGCGACCGGGTCTTCGGCGTCGCCGTGCAGGAGTTCGTCGGCGACGAGGACGGGAACCTGGTCGCGATCCGGCTGGCCGAGGTCCAGGTCGAGCGGATCGACGGGGTTCGTACCGTCACCGCCGTCCCCGGCACCGAGCGGGAGCTCCGCGCCGACCTGGTGCTGCTCGCCATCGGCTTCGAGGGCACCGAGGACCAGCCGCTGCTCGCCCAGTTCGGCCTGAGCCGCAACCGGCGCAACGTGCTGGACGCGGACCTCGGCTGGCAGACCCCGGCCGAGGGCGTCTTCGTCGCGGGCGACATGCACAAGGGCGCGTCCCTGATCGTCTGGGCGATCGCCGAGGGCCGCGCCGCGGCGTCGGCGATCCACAACTACCTGGGCGCGGCCGGCGAACTGCCGGCGCCGGTGCGCTCGGATTCCCAGCCGCTCTCGGTCTGA
- the pyk gene encoding pyruvate kinase translates to MAVTRRVKIVCTMGPATKSPERMLGLVEAGMDVARMNFSHDTRENHKEMYELVRSAAEQTGRAVAILADLQGPKIRLGKFADGPHRWETGDRVVITSDDILGTKERVSCTYTKLPQEVKAGDRLLIDDGKVAVEVTGVENGKDIQCLVTEGGPVSNNKGVSLPNVAVSVPAMSDKDEQDLRFALKLGVDLVALSFVRSPEDIKLVHAVMDEEGRRVPVIAKVEKPEAVEHLEAIVLAFDGVMVARGDLGVELPLDQVPLVQKRAVQLCRENAKPVIVATQMLDSMIENSRPTRAEASDVANAVLDGTDAVMLSGETSVGKYPVLTVSTMAKIVSTTEAGGMGVPRLQHDPRTHGGALTVAASQIARNIGAKALVAFSQTGDTVRRLARLHCDLPLYAFTPVAEIRNTLALSWGVETFLTDFVEHTDDMFRQVDAKVLGLGLAKPGDYVVVVAGSPPNAPGSTNTLRVHQLGSLVDPATV, encoded by the coding sequence ATGGCCGTGACACGCCGCGTAAAGATCGTCTGCACGATGGGCCCCGCCACCAAGTCTCCTGAGCGCATGCTCGGCTTGGTCGAGGCGGGCATGGACGTGGCCCGGATGAACTTCAGCCACGACACTCGTGAGAACCACAAGGAGATGTACGAGCTGGTCCGCTCCGCCGCGGAGCAGACCGGCCGTGCCGTCGCCATCCTCGCCGACCTCCAGGGTCCGAAGATCCGGCTCGGCAAGTTCGCCGACGGGCCACACCGCTGGGAGACCGGCGACCGGGTCGTCATCACCAGCGACGACATCCTCGGCACCAAGGAGCGCGTCTCCTGCACCTATACGAAGCTGCCGCAGGAGGTCAAGGCCGGTGACCGGCTCCTGATCGACGACGGCAAGGTCGCCGTCGAGGTGACCGGCGTCGAGAACGGCAAGGACATCCAGTGCCTGGTCACCGAGGGTGGCCCGGTCAGCAACAACAAGGGTGTCTCGCTGCCGAACGTCGCGGTCAGCGTCCCGGCCATGAGCGACAAGGACGAGCAGGACCTGCGGTTCGCGCTGAAGCTCGGCGTCGACCTGGTCGCGCTCTCCTTCGTGCGCTCGCCGGAGGACATCAAGCTGGTCCACGCCGTGATGGACGAGGAGGGCCGCCGGGTCCCGGTCATCGCCAAGGTGGAGAAGCCGGAGGCCGTCGAGCACCTCGAGGCCATCGTGCTCGCCTTCGACGGCGTCATGGTCGCCCGCGGTGACCTCGGTGTCGAGCTCCCGCTGGACCAGGTCCCGCTGGTGCAGAAGCGCGCCGTGCAGCTCTGCCGGGAGAACGCGAAGCCGGTCATCGTCGCGACCCAGATGCTCGACTCGATGATCGAGAACTCGCGTCCGACCCGCGCCGAGGCCTCCGACGTGGCGAACGCCGTGCTCGACGGCACCGACGCCGTGATGCTCTCCGGCGAGACCTCCGTCGGCAAGTACCCGGTCCTCACCGTCAGCACGATGGCGAAGATCGTCAGCACCACCGAGGCCGGCGGCATGGGCGTCCCGCGCCTGCAGCACGACCCGCGCACCCACGGTGGCGCGCTCACCGTCGCGGCCTCCCAGATCGCCCGCAACATCGGCGCGAAGGCCCTCGTCGCGTTCTCGCAGACCGGCGACACCGTCCGCCGGCTCGCGCGTCTGCACTGCGACCTGCCGCTCTACGCGTTCACGCCGGTCGCGGAGATCCGCAACACCCTGGCGCTGAGCTGGGGCGTGGAGACCTTCCTGACCGACTTCGTCGAGCACACCGACGACATGTTCCGGCAGGTCGACGCGAAGGTGCTGGGTCTCGGCCTGGCCAAGCCCGGCGACTACGTGGTCGTCGTGGCCGGCTCCCCGCCGAACGCGCCCGGCTCCACCAACACCCTGCGCGTCCACCAGCTCGGCTCGCTCGTCGACCCGGCGACGGTGTGA
- a CDS encoding acyl-CoA thioesterase II → MTLPLQGQAAVDQLLGLLDLKQIDAATFEGESPQTGAQRVFGGQVAGQALVAAGRTVDPSRQVHSLHGYFVRAGDPTVPITFHVENIRDGRSFSVRRSTAKQHGKTIFFMSASFQVPEEGLDHHTPPPVDVPAPEDVPTMRDWVERYPERMGMFKASPQAVDVRYLGVPGWVPPGDREVQPEQRVWMRINGTLPDDPLIHACALTYASDLSLLDAVLSTHGEVWGPGGVIGASLDHALWLHRPFRADEWFLYDSASPSASGARGLASGRMFTRDGRHIASAVQEGLLRRVGA, encoded by the coding sequence GTGACCTTGCCTCTCCAAGGACAGGCCGCGGTCGACCAGCTTCTGGGTCTGCTCGACCTGAAGCAGATCGACGCGGCCACCTTCGAGGGCGAGAGCCCGCAGACGGGCGCTCAGCGCGTGTTCGGCGGCCAGGTCGCCGGGCAGGCGCTCGTCGCGGCCGGGCGGACGGTCGACCCGTCCCGCCAGGTGCATTCGCTGCACGGATACTTCGTCCGGGCCGGCGACCCGACGGTGCCGATCACGTTCCACGTGGAGAACATCCGGGACGGCCGGTCGTTCTCGGTGCGGCGCTCCACGGCGAAGCAGCACGGTAAGACGATCTTCTTCATGTCGGCGTCGTTCCAGGTGCCGGAAGAGGGCCTGGACCACCACACGCCGCCGCCGGTCGACGTGCCGGCGCCGGAGGACGTGCCCACCATGCGCGACTGGGTGGAGCGTTACCCGGAGCGGATGGGCATGTTCAAGGCCTCGCCGCAGGCCGTCGACGTGCGCTACCTGGGTGTGCCGGGCTGGGTGCCGCCGGGTGACCGTGAGGTCCAGCCCGAGCAGCGGGTCTGGATGCGGATCAACGGCACGCTGCCGGACGACCCGCTGATCCACGCCTGCGCGCTGACCTACGCGTCCGACCTGTCCCTGCTCGACGCCGTCCTCTCCACGCACGGCGAGGTCTGGGGTCCGGGCGGGGTGATCGGCGCGAGCCTGGACCACGCGCTCTGGCTGCACCGGCCGTTCCGGGCCGACGAGTGGTTCCTCTATGACAGCGCGAGCCCGTCCGCCAGCGGCGCTCGCGGTCTGGCCAGTGGCCGGATGTTCACCCGGGACGGCCGGCACATCGCCAGCGCTGTCCAGGAGGGTCTGCTCCGCAGAGTAGGCGCTTGA
- a CDS encoding ANTAR domain-containing response regulator, with product MADTQAGAERKRVLIAEDEALIRLDLAEMLVEEGYDVVGEAGDGETAVRLAEDLKPDLVILDIKMPIMDGLAAAERIAGGRIAPVVMLTAFSQRELVERAREAGAMAYLVKPFQKSDLVPAIEIALSRYSEIAALESEVAGLTDRLETRKSVERAKGELMTKYAMTEPQAFKWIQRTAMDHRMTMREVADRILKESEGESATPE from the coding sequence GTGGCCGACACGCAGGCTGGTGCCGAGCGCAAGCGGGTGCTCATCGCCGAGGACGAGGCCCTGATCCGGCTGGACCTCGCCGAGATGCTGGTCGAGGAAGGCTACGACGTCGTCGGCGAGGCCGGCGACGGCGAGACCGCGGTGCGCCTGGCCGAGGACCTCAAGCCCGACCTGGTCATCCTGGACATCAAGATGCCGATCATGGACGGCCTGGCCGCCGCCGAGCGGATCGCCGGCGGGCGGATCGCCCCGGTGGTCATGCTGACCGCTTTCAGTCAGCGCGAGCTGGTCGAGCGGGCCCGCGAGGCCGGCGCCATGGCGTACCTGGTCAAGCCGTTCCAGAAATCCGACCTGGTTCCGGCGATCGAGATCGCGCTGTCGCGCTACTCGGAGATCGCCGCGCTGGAGTCCGAGGTGGCCGGCCTGACGGATCGGCTGGAGACGCGCAAGTCCGTCGAGCGTGCCAAGGGCGAGCTCATGACGAAGTACGCGATGACCGAACCGCAGGCGTTCAAGTGGATCCAGCGGACCGCGATGGATCACCGGATGACGATGCGCGAGGTCGCCGATCGGATCCTGAAGGAGTCCGAGGGCGAGAGCGCAACCCCTGAGTAG